One region of bacterium genomic DNA includes:
- a CDS encoding DEAD/DEAH box helicase, with protein MTLEQILDAYRTRPRFAPQFTAWHTLPAKPPQYADFPGGVDPRLRQALAGCGISRLYTHQARAFDDIGAGRDVVVVTPTASGKTLCYNLPVLDAILRGGGPRALYLFPTKALGADQVDELQQLIAALGVEIGAYTYDGDTPGDARRTIRAAGHIVVTNPDMLHTAILPHHTKWLRLFENLRYVVLDELHHYRGVFGSHLANVLRRLMRICRFYGSTPQFICCSATIGNPGEHAARLIGRPVTVLDESGAPSGERTIAVYNPPVVNPALGIRRDAVRESVALTEELLKGRVQTIFFARTRLRAELLTTYLRETARRHHLDPDAICGYRAGYLPNERRKIEAGLRSGAVRAVAATNALELGIDIGQLSAAVLVGYPGTIASTRQQMGRAGRRADRSLAVLVATSGALDQFIATHPGYLFDQPVEEARINPDNLLVLASHVKCAAFELPVRDGETFGPSTLPEILAYLEEQGVLHHDADAWHYVADAYPAEGISLRSASEENVVIIDTTEPRPRVIGEIDLPSAPAFVHEDAIYIHLGQQFHVDRLDWDERKAYVRRVDVDYYTDAQIAVGVRVLEEFAHERDAAHGEAAVTFRPTIFKKLRLATHENVGFGTIHLPETTLHTTAAWWVFPRGRVPEMDTDALQGALLGVAHALQNVAPLYLMTDPRDLGSTVEIRSPHTGEPTVTLFEEVPGGVGLAERLFALRGELLDAAASLVERCGCAQGCPSCVGPVLELGPEAKRRTLHLLQHVCVPA; from the coding sequence ATGACATTGGAGCAGATCCTCGACGCCTATCGAACGCGTCCTCGTTTCGCGCCGCAGTTCACGGCGTGGCACACGCTTCCGGCGAAGCCTCCCCAATACGCTGACTTTCCGGGCGGCGTTGACCCCCGCTTGCGCCAGGCGCTCGCCGGGTGCGGCATCAGCCGGCTCTATACGCATCAGGCTCGAGCATTCGACGACATCGGCGCGGGACGCGACGTCGTCGTCGTCACCCCGACGGCTTCCGGCAAGACGCTCTGCTACAACCTCCCCGTGCTCGACGCGATCCTCCGCGGGGGCGGGCCGCGTGCGCTGTACCTGTTTCCGACGAAAGCCCTTGGGGCTGACCAGGTGGACGAACTGCAGCAGCTTATCGCGGCACTCGGCGTCGAGATCGGCGCATACACGTACGACGGGGACACGCCCGGCGACGCGCGCCGCACGATCCGCGCGGCCGGGCACATCGTGGTCACAAACCCGGACATGCTTCACACCGCGATCCTGCCGCACCACACGAAGTGGCTCCGCCTGTTCGAGAACCTCCGGTACGTGGTGCTCGACGAGCTGCACCACTACCGGGGTGTGTTCGGATCGCACCTGGCGAACGTGCTGCGACGGCTCATGCGCATTTGCCGGTTCTACGGGAGCACCCCGCAGTTCATCTGCTGCTCGGCGACGATCGGCAACCCCGGCGAACACGCGGCGCGTCTGATCGGCCGGCCCGTGACCGTACTGGACGAGAGCGGGGCCCCGAGCGGCGAGCGCACGATCGCGGTCTACAACCCGCCGGTCGTGAACCCGGCGCTCGGCATTCGGCGGGACGCGGTGCGGGAGTCGGTCGCGCTGACCGAGGAACTGTTGAAGGGCCGCGTCCAGACGATCTTCTTCGCGCGGACACGGCTCCGGGCGGAGCTGTTGACCACATACCTGCGCGAGACCGCCCGGCGCCACCACCTCGATCCCGACGCGATCTGCGGATATCGGGCGGGCTACCTCCCGAACGAGCGGCGGAAGATCGAGGCCGGGCTCCGCAGCGGCGCGGTGCGCGCCGTGGCGGCGACCAACGCGCTCGAGCTCGGCATCGACATCGGCCAGCTCTCGGCGGCCGTGCTCGTCGGCTACCCGGGGACGATAGCGAGCACGCGACAGCAGATGGGGCGTGCCGGACGCCGAGCCGACCGCTCGCTCGCGGTGCTCGTCGCGACGAGCGGAGCCCTCGACCAGTTCATCGCGACGCATCCCGGCTATCTGTTCGACCAGCCCGTCGAGGAGGCTCGAATCAACCCCGACAACCTTCTCGTGCTGGCCAGCCACGTGAAGTGCGCGGCGTTCGAGCTGCCGGTGCGCGACGGCGAGACGTTCGGTCCAAGCACGCTGCCCGAGATCCTGGCGTACCTGGAGGAGCAGGGCGTGCTGCACCACGACGCCGACGCCTGGCACTACGTGGCCGACGCGTACCCTGCCGAGGGGATCAGCCTCAGGAGCGCGAGCGAGGAGAACGTCGTGATCATTGACACGACGGAGCCCCGGCCGCGCGTCATCGGCGAGATTGACCTCCCGTCCGCGCCGGCGTTCGTGCACGAGGACGCGATCTACATCCACTTGGGACAACAGTTCCACGTGGACCGCCTCGACTGGGACGAGCGCAAGGCGTACGTCCGGCGCGTGGACGTCGACTACTACACCGACGCGCAGATCGCGGTGGGCGTGCGGGTGCTGGAAGAGTTCGCGCACGAACGGGACGCGGCCCACGGAGAGGCGGCCGTGACGTTCCGGCCGACGATCTTCAAGAAGCTGCGGCTCGCCACGCACGAGAACGTTGGCTTCGGGACGATCCACCTACCGGAGACGACCCTGCACACCACCGCAGCGTGGTGGGTGTTCCCGCGGGGCCGGGTCCCCGAGATGGACACCGACGCGCTCCAGGGTGCGCTGTTGGGTGTGGCGCACGCGCTCCAGAACGTTGCGCCCCTCTACCTGATGACCGACCCGCGAGACCTCGGCTCCACCGTGGAGATTCGATCGCCGCACACGGGCGAGCCGACGGTGACCCTGTTCGAAGAGGTCCCCGGCGGCGTCGGCCTCGCGGAACGGTTGTTCGCTCTACGCGGGGAACTGCTGGACGCCGCGGCGTCGCTCGTCGAACGCTGCGGCTGCGCGCAGGGGTGCCCGTCGTGCGTGGGTCCCGTCCTTGAGCTCGGCCCGGAGGCGAAGCGGCGCACGCTGCATCTCCTCCAGCATGTCTGTGTGCCCGCCTGA
- a CDS encoding ribonuclease H-like domain-containing protein — protein sequence MCPPEPALPTTAPDSVRERLRRLGVGGAGRVPAPPATTSRAPAPIASVARPAPVGDGVEVVRATFGRGHRHGRCVLGDTLRTLADVDDLAHTVWLDTETTGLAGGTGTYAFLVGLAYLDDDRLVIEQLLLRRLSAERHLLAALAERLGRARRLVTFNGQRFDWPIIEARFVLARQQPAAFVVHTDLIHPARRLWHRVLGTHRLSALEAEVLGAPRYDDVPGWEIPGIYVRYLRDTDRSALNPILVHNRSDLLALVLLHGEVARILRSPHDAGVPLDWEGTGVLVGRRGAHATAIECFERALDATDRPGDRWRVLQKVTRAHRAAGDADAARRRWETEAATWTEPDRLRAHVLEEVAKTRTKRGDLAGALAATREALSIAESFPAGIRGLLGKDPAALSRLADRLRVRLVRLGERDG from the coding sequence GTGTGCCCGCCTGAGCCCGCGCTTCCCACGACCGCGCCGGACAGCGTCCGGGAGCGGCTGCGGCGCCTCGGCGTAGGCGGCGCGGGGCGCGTCCCTGCACCTCCCGCCACGACGAGCCGCGCGCCGGCGCCGATCGCCTCCGTCGCGCGCCCGGCGCCGGTGGGCGACGGCGTCGAAGTGGTGCGGGCCACGTTCGGACGCGGGCACCGGCACGGACGGTGCGTCCTGGGCGACACGCTCCGCACGCTCGCCGACGTGGACGACTTGGCGCACACCGTCTGGCTCGATACCGAGACGACCGGCCTGGCCGGGGGCACCGGGACGTACGCGTTCCTCGTGGGGCTCGCGTATCTTGACGACGATCGGCTGGTCATCGAGCAACTGTTGCTCAGGCGCCTCTCCGCCGAGCGCCATCTCCTCGCGGCGTTGGCGGAACGGTTGGGGCGGGCGCGGCGCTTGGTCACGTTCAACGGCCAGCGGTTCGACTGGCCGATCATCGAAGCCCGGTTTGTGCTCGCGCGGCAACAGCCGGCCGCGTTCGTCGTGCACACGGATCTGATCCATCCGGCTCGCCGCCTGTGGCATCGCGTGCTCGGGACGCATCGCTTGAGCGCGCTTGAAGCCGAGGTGTTGGGCGCGCCGCGGTACGATGACGTGCCCGGATGGGAAATTCCCGGGATCTATGTTCGGTATCTCCGCGACACGGACCGCTCCGCGTTGAACCCGATCCTCGTCCACAACCGGTCCGATCTGCTCGCGTTGGTGCTGCTGCACGGAGAGGTCGCGCGGATCCTGCGCTCGCCGCATGACGCCGGGGTGCCGCTCGACTGGGAGGGGACCGGCGTGCTCGTGGGCCGGCGGGGCGCGCACGCCACGGCGATCGAGTGTTTCGAGCGGGCGCTCGACGCCACCGATCGGCCCGGCGACCGGTGGCGGGTGCTACAGAAAGTCACGCGCGCCCACCGGGCCGCAGGCGACGCAGACGCCGCCCGGAGGCGGTGGGAGACCGAGGCCGCCACCTGGACGGAACCCGACCGGCTGCGCGCGCACGTGCTCGAGGAAGTCGCGAAAACGCGCACGAAGCGCGGTGATCTCGCGGGTGCGCTGGCGGCCACGCGCGAGGCGCTCTCGATCGCGGAGTCGTTTCCCGCCGGAATCAGGGGGCTGCTCGGAAAAGACCCTGCCGCGCTGTCACGCCTCGCCGATCGTCTCCGGGTGCGACTCGTGAGGCTCGGCGAGCGTGACGGGTAG